In one Elephas maximus indicus isolate mEleMax1 chromosome 9, mEleMax1 primary haplotype, whole genome shotgun sequence genomic region, the following are encoded:
- the SPAG8 gene encoding sperm-associated antigen 8 yields the protein MERNECTEGSESRSLDVQPSSEGLGSTSEPLPSSDGVTRSALAAATAAAASAASAAAATAAASIAKAAALSTKIPGPYSEAFLTDPSSDLSFLGDSYAGSSFTHKIGHGSLGFEPTYVSRVAQDRCTTTDSSPSCHPRGSSSGPVPDTSSSPGWDSGPDRGSGQGSGPGHGSGQGSGPGPASDTGPGPGSGLGPSTGPSPELRNLRADPDPTYTSWRQQCYLEPQKQPSWGFLQVPEPGARGLWKPSKVQGKSKGLSETLPRGQCLLYNWEEERATNHLDQVPSMQDGYESFFFRHGHRGLLTLQLQSPMPSSTTQKDSYQPPANVCQSLRGKREAMVEMLLHHQICKEVQAEQEPTRKLFEAESVTHHDYQMELVQAGPPAPTKPHDYRKEQPETFWLQRAPQLLGVSNIKTLDTPFRRNCSFTTPVPLSLGQPLPYEPENYPHQLGEMSSLACQGGGQCGREG from the exons ATGGAGAGAAACGAGTGTACAGAGGGATCGGAGTCGCG GTCTTTAGACGTACAGCCCAGCTCCGAAGGACTAGGGTCCACTTCAGAACCGCTTCCTTCTTCAGATGGCGTTACTAGGTCTGCCCTGGCAGCCGCAACCGCAGCAGCTGCTTCGGCTGCctcagctgctgcagccactgcagCCGCCTCTATTGCCAAAGCAGCTGCATTATCTACAAAGATCCCAGGGCCCTACTCTGAGGCTTTTCTCACCGATCCCTCCTCTGACCTCAGTTTTCTTGGGGATTCCTATGCTGGATCCAGTTTTACTCACAAAATAGGCCATGGAAGTCTTGGCTTTGAGCCCACCTATGTTTCCCGTGTTGCTCAGGACCGCTGTACTACAACTGATAGCTCTCCCTCTTGCCATCCTCGTGGCTCTAGCTCTGGTCCTGTTCCTGACACTAGCTCCAGTCCTGGCTGGGACTCTGGCCCTGACCGTGGCTCTGGTCAAGGCTCTGGCCCTGGCCATGGCTCTGGTCAAGGCTCTGGTCCTGGTCCTGCCTCTGACACTGGGCCTGGTCCAGGCTCTGGCCTTGGTCCAAGCACTGGCCCTAGCCCTGAGCTCAGAAACCTTAGAGCAGATCCAGACCCTACTTACACCTCCTGGAGGCAGCAGTGCTACCTGGAGCCTCAGAAACAGCCATCCTGGGGATTTTTGCAAGTCCCAGAACCTGGTGCCCGAGGGCTATGGAAGCCCTCAAAGGTCCAAGGGAAATCTAAGGGGCTTTCTGAAACATTGCCACGGGGCCAGTGTCTCCTCTACAACTGGGAGGAGGAG AGGGCTACCAACCACCTGGATCAAGTCCCAAGCATGCAGGATGGTTATGAGAGTTTCTTCTTCCGACACGGACACCGAGGACTGCTGACCCTGCAGCTGCAGTCACCCATGCCCTCCAGCACCACCCAGAAAGACTCGTACCAACCCCCAGCAAACGTCTGTCAGTCACTTCGAG GGAAGCGGGAAGCCATGGTGGAGATGCTCCTGCATCACCAGATCTG TAAAGAGGTACAGGCAGAGCAGGAACCCACAAGGAAGCTGTTTGAAGCTGAGTCTGTGACACACCATGACTACCAAATGGAGCTGGTGCAAGCAGGGCCTCCCGCCCCCACCAAG CCCCACGACTACCGTAAGGAGCAGCCTGAAACGTTCTGGCTACAGAGGGCACCACAGCTACTG GGTGTCAGTAATATCAAGACATTGGACACACCATTCCGGAGAAACTGCAGCTTCACAACACCAGTGCCGTTGTCCCTGGGGCAGCCTTTGCCCTATGAACCTGAGAATTACCCCCACCAGTTGGGAGAAATGTCTTCCCTTGCCTGCCAGGGGGGAGGGCAGTGTGGTAGAGAAGGGTGA
- the HINT2 gene encoding adenosine 5'-monophosphoramidase HINT2, producing the protein MAAAFVLAAGLRVARRAVAAAGSQGAQVRGCAGVTDGNEVAKAQRAAPGGAAPTIFSRILDRSLPADILYEDHQCLVFRDVAPQAPVHFLVIPKKPIPRISQAEEEDQQLLGHLLLVAKKIAKAEGLADGYRLVINDGKLGAQSVYHLHIHVLGGRQLLWPPG; encoded by the exons ATGGCGGCGGCCTTTGTGCTGGCCGCCGGGCTGCGCGTAGCGCGCAGGGCGGTGGCGGCCGCGGGGTCGCAGGGGGCGCAG GTCCGAGGATGCGCAGGTGTGACTGATGGAAACGAAGTGGCCAAGGCTCAGCGGGCAGCTCCTGGGGGAGCAGCCCCAACCATCTTCTCCCGGATCCTGGACCGAAGCCTCCCAGCTGACATTCTATATGAAGACCATCAG TGCCTTGTGTTCCGTGATGTGGCCCCTCAGGCTCCTGTGCACTTCCTGGTCATTCCTAAGAAGCCCATTCCTCGGATCAGCCAGGCTGAAGAGGAGGATCAGCAG CTTCTAGGACACCTCCTCCTTGTGGCCAAGAAGATAGCAAAGGCTGAGGGCCTGGCAGATGGATACCGGCTTG TGATCAACGATGGGAAGCTGGGCGCACAATCTGTTTATCACCTGCACATTCATGTACTTGGGGGCCGACAGCTCCTGTGGCCTCCAGGATGA